In Sphingomonas sp. G-3-2-10, a single window of DNA contains:
- a CDS encoding NADH-quinone oxidoreductase subunit C — MRAPAPKYTANDGVIDAAKAALGTMLIEATDLVGEVNLTVDRVRLVEAMIALRDTKGLEYQQCMEIAGVDYLDREERFDVCYMLLSLTRNHRLRVRVTTDEVKPVPSVTDIWPVAGWLEREVYDMYGVLFSGNTDLRRILTDYGFQGHPQRKDFPLTGYVELRYSEEAKRVVYEPVQLAQDFRNFDFMSPWEGAEYILPGDEKYVAPTPPAPPPAPPAAKVEAAPAPAAVPQAKGAPTPLTADQIVKADAPATKATKARVTKPKTSDSTAQTGAGKPGPDAGPKPADPDVVKKPRAPRAKKTGPDNG, encoded by the coding sequence GTGAGGGCGCCTGCTCCGAAATATACCGCCAATGACGGCGTGATCGACGCGGCGAAGGCTGCGCTCGGCACCATGCTGATCGAAGCGACCGATCTGGTCGGCGAAGTCAATCTGACCGTCGATCGCGTCCGGCTGGTCGAGGCGATGATCGCGCTGCGCGATACCAAGGGCCTCGAATACCAGCAGTGCATGGAGATCGCCGGGGTCGACTATCTCGACCGCGAGGAGCGGTTCGACGTCTGCTACATGTTGCTCTCGCTGACCCGGAACCACCGGCTGCGCGTGCGCGTGACCACCGACGAAGTTAAGCCGGTGCCGTCGGTGACGGACATCTGGCCGGTCGCCGGCTGGCTCGAGCGCGAAGTGTACGACATGTATGGCGTGCTCTTCTCGGGAAACACCGACCTGCGCCGCATCCTGACCGATTACGGGTTCCAGGGACATCCGCAGCGCAAGGACTTCCCGCTGACCGGCTATGTCGAACTGCGGTACTCGGAAGAAGCGAAGCGCGTGGTCTATGAGCCGGTTCAGCTGGCGCAGGACTTCCGCAACTTCGATTTCATGAGCCCGTGGGAAGGGGCGGAGTATATCCTCCCCGGCGACGAGAAATATGTGGCGCCTACGCCGCCGGCTCCGCCGCCCGCGCCTCCGGCTGCGAAGGTCGAGGCTGCTCCGGCACCCGCCGCCGTGCCGCAGGCAAAGGGTGCGCCGACGCCGCTGACCGCCGACCAGATCGTCAAGGCCGATGCGCCTGCCACGAAGGCGACCAAAGCGCGCGTGACCAAGCCGAAGACCAGCGACAGCACCGCGCAGACCGGCGCCGGCAAGCCCGGTCCGGACGCCGGCCCCAAGCCGGCCGACCCCGATGTCGTGAAGAAGCCGCGTGCGCCGCGCGCGAAGAAGACGGGCCCGGACAATGGCTGA
- a CDS encoding NADH-quinone oxidoreductase subunit D: MAEYLDELAGVTDAGDPEVGDVEIQNYTINFGPQHPAAHGVLRLVMELDGEIVERLDPHIGLLHRGTEKLIEYKTYSQALPYFDRLDYCSPLGMEHSYVLAVEKLLDLEVPLRAQYLRVFFAELTRICNHMLNLGSHVMDVGAMTPNLWMFEIREDCLNFFERASGARMHSNYFRVGGVHQDVPLKLLTDIGDWLDTRLPKLFGDAISLVAENRIFKQRNVDIAVVSREDAIKWGFSGPMIRGAGIPWDIRKAQPYDVYDRMDFEIPVGTRGDCYDRFMVRVEEVYQSARIMKQCLAEMPEGPIMTLDRKVGPPKRGEMKQSMEALIHHFKLYSEGYHVPAGEVYVATESPKGEFGVYLVSDGSNKPYRCKIRPTAFSHLQAMDFMSRGHMLADTTAILGALDIVFGECDR, encoded by the coding sequence ATGGCTGAGTATCTGGACGAACTGGCAGGCGTGACTGACGCGGGCGATCCCGAGGTCGGCGACGTCGAGATCCAGAACTACACGATCAATTTCGGCCCGCAGCATCCCGCGGCGCACGGCGTGCTGCGTCTGGTCATGGAGCTGGACGGCGAGATCGTCGAGCGGCTCGATCCGCATATCGGACTGCTTCACCGCGGCACCGAGAAGCTGATCGAGTACAAGACCTACTCGCAGGCGCTGCCGTATTTCGATCGCCTCGACTATTGCTCGCCGCTGGGCATGGAGCATTCGTACGTGCTGGCGGTCGAGAAGCTGCTCGACCTCGAAGTGCCGCTGCGCGCGCAGTATCTGCGCGTGTTCTTCGCGGAGCTGACCCGCATCTGCAATCACATGCTGAACCTGGGTTCGCACGTGATGGACGTCGGCGCGATGACGCCGAACCTGTGGATGTTCGAAATCCGCGAGGATTGCCTGAACTTCTTCGAGCGTGCCTCGGGCGCGCGGATGCACTCCAACTATTTCCGCGTCGGCGGCGTCCATCAGGACGTCCCGCTGAAGCTGCTGACCGATATCGGCGACTGGCTCGATACGCGCCTGCCGAAACTGTTCGGCGATGCGATCAGCCTGGTGGCCGAGAACCGCATCTTCAAGCAGCGCAACGTCGACATCGCCGTGGTCAGCCGCGAGGATGCGATCAAATGGGGCTTTTCCGGCCCGATGATCCGTGGCGCGGGCATCCCCTGGGATATCCGCAAGGCGCAGCCCTATGACGTGTACGACCGGATGGATTTCGAGATCCCCGTCGGCACGCGCGGCGATTGCTATGACCGGTTCATGGTCCGCGTCGAGGAAGTCTATCAGTCCGCGCGCATCATGAAGCAGTGCCTGGCCGAAATGCCCGAAGGCCCGATCATGACGCTCGACCGCAAGGTCGGCCCGCCCAAGCGCGGCGAGATGAAGCAGTCGATGGAAGCGCTGATCCATCACTTCAAGCTCTATTCGGAAGGCTATCACGTCCCCGCGGGCGAGGTGTATGTCGCGACCGAAAGCCCCAAGGGCGAGTTCGGCGTGTATCTGGTGAGCGACGGCAGCAACAAGCCGTACCGCTGCAAGATCCGCCCGACTGCGTTCAGCCACTTGCAGGCGATGGACTTCATGTCGCGCGGGCACATGCTGGCGGACACGACTGCGATCCTCGGCGCGCTCGATATTGTGTTCGGGGAGTGCGACCGGTGA
- a CDS encoding nuclear transport factor 2 family protein → MSDINHRIALIDTLMAHYNALDADAYADMFAEGGSEAMYRGDVVREGREGVRSGMKAVFAEFPENRADVLQKFLLGDRVVLHERVYRSSTAEPFDVMTVYSFDGDLVERVEFIR, encoded by the coding sequence ATGAGCGACATCAACCATCGCATCGCCCTGATCGATACGCTGATGGCGCATTACAACGCGCTCGACGCGGACGCGTATGCCGACATGTTCGCCGAGGGCGGCAGCGAGGCCATGTATCGCGGCGACGTGGTGCGCGAGGGCCGCGAAGGCGTTCGTTCGGGCATGAAGGCGGTGTTCGCCGAATTCCCGGAGAACCGCGCCGACGTGCTCCAGAAGTTTCTGCTGGGCGATCGCGTGGTGCTGCACGAGCGGGTGTACCGCTCCAGCACGGCCGAGCCTTTCGACGTTATGACGGTCTATTCGTTCGACGGCGATCTGGTCGAGCGGGTGGAGTTCATCCGGTGA
- a CDS encoding NAD(P)H-dependent oxidoreductase subunit E, whose protein sequence is MAEKPPLEDTPELRARWGGFAWNAANVAKTQEILSRYPAGRQQSCTIPFLDLAQRQVGAETNTQGWLPIPVMEFVAKELSLPYIRVLEVASFYTMFNLHPVGKYHVQVCGTTPCMLRGSDDVMAACKARGMKKGHTTEDGLFTLTEVECMGNCSSAPMVQINDDNFEDLDYDRTTAILDALAKGESPKTGTQEPGRHTVEPVGGPTTLKEMVNANHDYRGEW, encoded by the coding sequence ATGGCTGAGAAACCCCCTCTCGAAGATACTCCCGAACTGCGCGCGCGCTGGGGCGGGTTTGCGTGGAATGCGGCGAATGTCGCGAAGACGCAGGAAATCCTGTCGCGCTATCCGGCGGGGCGTCAGCAGTCGTGCACGATCCCGTTCCTCGATCTGGCGCAGCGTCAGGTCGGTGCGGAGACCAATACGCAGGGCTGGCTGCCCATTCCCGTGATGGAGTTCGTCGCGAAGGAACTGAGCCTGCCGTACATCCGCGTGCTGGAAGTCGCGAGCTTCTACACGATGTTCAACCTGCATCCGGTGGGCAAGTATCACGTGCAGGTGTGCGGGACGACGCCGTGCATGTTGCGCGGATCGGACGACGTGATGGCGGCGTGCAAGGCGCGCGGCATGAAGAAGGGCCACACCACCGAGGACGGGCTGTTCACGCTGACCGAGGTCGAATGCATGGGCAATTGCTCGTCGGCGCCGATGGTCCAGATCAACGACGATAATTTCGAAGACCTGGATTACGACCGCACGACCGCGATCCTCGATGCGCTGGCGAAGGGCGAGAGCCCCAAGACCGGTACGCAGGAGCCGGGCCGGCACACGGTCGAGCCGGTCGGTGGCCCGACGACGCTGAAGGAAATGGTCAACGCCAACCACGATTATCGGGGAGAATGGTGA